From a region of the Triticum aestivum cultivar Chinese Spring chromosome 7D, IWGSC CS RefSeq v2.1, whole genome shotgun sequence genome:
- the LOC123168199 gene encoding cytochrome P450 89A2, with translation MPLTLQLVGACPASPDLAAPAMDQAASYSTTTTPLLLILGSLTLAVSLFVLIGRSSHGRGKAGLPPGPPALLFLAKFVALRRSIFDLGPLLVDLHARHGPVISVRLFRTLVFVADRKLAHRALVQGGATFADRPPPVDPVRMFTSGGRDISSSSYGPYWRLLRRNLAGEALSPARVGLFAPARRWACDGLVSSLLSEQQSQRQDAVTLRPLLRRAMFELLVYMCFGARLGRETLDEVEELQHQALLSVTTFPVFAFFPAVTKRLFGRRWAACLAVRRRQDEVFVPLIHAKRGDGDPPCYADSLLAVRVADEGGRQLTDAEMVALCSEFMNGGTDTTVTLLEWIVAELVQHPDVQTKVYEEVKANPELNNLQAMPYLKAVVLEGLRLHPPGHFVLPHGVQSGDAEIAAYAVPKGAEVNFLVAEIGRDETVWTAAREFRPERFLEGGEGHGVDITGSREIKMMPFGAGRRMCPGYTLGMHHAEYFVARMVRELEWRPAAEGAKVDMAETLDFTTVMKHPLRALIVSRS, from the coding sequence ATGCCGCTAACGTTGCAACTCGTTGGTGCATGCCCAGCAAGTCCGGATCTTGCTGCACCGGCAATGGATCAGGCCGCCTcctactccaccaccaccacgcccctGCTGCTGATCCTCGGCTCCCTCACGCTCGCGGTCTCGCTGTTCGTGCTGATTGGTCGCAGCAGCCATGGACGCGGGAAGGCGGGGCTCCCGCCCGGCCCGCCGGCGCTGCTCTTCCTCGCCAAGTTCGTCGCGCTCCGCCGGTCCATATTCGACCTGGGCCCGCTGCTCGTCGACCTTCACGCGCGCCACGGCCCCGTCATCTCCGTGCGCCTCTTCCGCACGCTCGTCTTCGTCGCCGACCGCAAGCTGGCCCACCGCGCGCTCGTCCAGGGCGGCGCCACCTTCGCCGACAGGCCGCCGCCGGTCGACCCTGTCCGCATGTTCACTTCCGGGGGACGTGACATCAGCTCCTcctcctacgggccgtactggcgcctccTCCGCCGGAACCTCGCCGGGGAGGCGCTCAGCCCTGCCCGTGTTGGTCTCTTCGCGCCGGCGAGGAGGTGGGCGTGCGACGGCCTCGTCTCCAGCCTCCTCAGCGAGCAGCAATCGCAGCGCCAGGACGCCGTGACGCTCAGGCCGCTCCTGCGCCGGGCCATGTTCGAGCTGCTCGTGTACATGTGCTTCGGCGCACGGCTCGGACGGGAAACGCTCGACGAGGTGGAGGAGCTGCAGCACCAGGCGCTACTCTCGGTCACCACATTCCcggtcttcgccttcttcccggCGGTCACTAAGAGACTCTTCGGCAGACGCTGGGCGGCGTGCCTCGCTGTGCGCAGGAGGCAGGACGAGGTATTCGTCCCGCTCATCCACGCGAAGCGCGGCGACGGTGACCCGCCGTGCTACGCCGACTCCCTCCTCGCCGTCCGCGTGGCCGATGAGGGCGGCCGCCAGCTCACTGACGCCGAGATGGTCGCCCTCTGCTCCGAGTTCATGAACGGTGGAACAGATACCACGGTGACCTTGCTGGAGTGGATCGTGGCCGAGCTCGTGCAACACCCCGACGTCCAGACCAAGGTCTACGAGGAGGTGAAAGCTAATCCAGAGCTCAACAACCTGCAGGCAATGCCGTACCTGAAGGCCGTCGTGCTCGAGGGCCTTCGGCTGCACCCGCCAGGCCACTTCGTCCTCCCGCACGGCGTGCAGAGCGGCGACGCGGAGATCGCGGCCTACGCGGTGCCCAAGGGAGCGGAGGTCAACTTCCTGGTAGCGGAGATTGGCCGCGACGAGACTGTGTGGACGGCGGCGCGGGAGTTCCGTCCGGAGAGGTTCCTGGAGGGCGGCGAGGGGCACGGAGTGGACATCACGGGGAGCAGGGAGATCAAGATGATGCCTTTCGGCGCAGGGCGCAGGATGTGCCCGGGGTACACGCTGGGCATGCACCACGCCGAGTACTTCGTGGCGAGAATGGTGAGGGAGCTGGAGTGGCGGCCGGCAGCGGAGGGGGCGAAGGTGGACATGGCGGAGACGCTCGATTTCACCACCGTGATGAAGCACCCGCTCCGTGCGCTCATCGTCTCCAGAAGCTAA